Proteins co-encoded in one Patescibacteria group bacterium genomic window:
- a CDS encoding glycosyltransferase family 2 protein: MNKNYLSLSKAEDLENPKQRVIYRFLEILPGLLSWLTLLGSFFFSWLSPIIVAIFIILFDFYWLLKIGYLSFHQIASFNKMKKNLGIDWFKKVSQINGWDQIYHLIILPFYKENKEIIESSCQAMLDSDYPKEKIMIVLSVEERAGKEAQIIASQMKEKFSSKFFKFLVTTHPQNLESEVAGKGSNTTWAIKKAKQEIIEPLDMDKDNIIVSTFDIDTKPYPQYFSCLTYHFLTVENPQRCSYQPIPVYNNNIWKAPAFSRVIATSGTFWQMMQQERPEILVTYSSHSTPFKVLEEVGYPKNVVSDDSRIFWKSYLFYDGDYRVIPLYYPVSMDAVLAKNLFKTIINQYKQQRRWAWGCNDIPFMIYGFLKNKKIALSKKISYSFNVLDGFWSWTTASFLIFFLGWLPLMLGGEKFNVTMLSYNLPRFTTNLMRISMIGMIVSSIISLLILPKRPKGTSKFKNLSILLQWLFLPLTLIFFGGIPSLDAQTRLMFKKYLGFWVTEKERGEA; this comes from the coding sequence ATGAACAAAAACTATTTATCTCTTTCTAAAGCCGAAGATTTAGAAAATCCCAAACAAAGAGTTATATATAGATTTTTGGAAATCCTTCCTGGACTTTTGTCCTGGTTAACCTTACTAGGCTCTTTTTTCTTTTCATGGCTATCACCAATAATAGTAGCAATCTTTATAATCCTTTTTGATTTTTACTGGCTTTTGAAAATAGGTTATTTATCATTTCACCAGATAGCAAGTTTCAATAAAATGAAAAAAAATCTTGGAATTGACTGGTTTAAAAAAGTTTCTCAAATTAATGGCTGGGACCAAATTTACCATTTAATAATTCTTCCATTTTATAAAGAGAATAAAGAGATTATTGAAAGTTCCTGCCAAGCAATGTTAGATTCAGATTATCCAAAAGAAAAAATAATGATTGTATTGTCAGTAGAGGAAAGAGCGGGAAAAGAGGCGCAAATTATAGCAAGCCAAATGAAAGAAAAATTTTCTTCAAAATTCTTTAAATTTTTAGTTACAACTCATCCCCAAAATTTAGAATCTGAAGTAGCTGGCAAAGGATCAAACACAACTTGGGCAATTAAAAAAGCAAAACAAGAAATAATTGAACCTCTTGATATGGACAAAGATAATATTATTGTCTCAACTTTTGATATTGATACAAAACCATATCCCCAATACTTTTCATGTCTAACATATCATTTTTTAACAGTTGAAAATCCACAACGTTGTTCTTACCAACCTATTCCGGTTTACAATAATAATATCTGGAAAGCACCGGCATTTTCCCGGGTTATTGCTACTTCAGGCACTTTCTGGCAGATGATGCAGCAGGAAAGACCAGAAATACTTGTTACCTACTCATCCCATTCAACGCCATTTAAAGTTTTGGAAGAAGTGGGTTATCCAAAAAATGTTGTTTCTGATGATTCAAGGATTTTTTGGAAATCCTATCTTTTCTATGATGGCGATTACAGGGTAATTCCTTTGTATTATCCTGTTTCCATGGATGCAGTATTGGCCAAGAATTTATTTAAAACAATTATTAATCAATACAAGCAACAAAGAAGATGGGCCTGGGGCTGTAATGACATTCCATTCATGATCTATGGATTTTTAAAAAACAAAAAAATAGCCCTTTCAAAAAAAATCTCATATTCATTTAATGTTTTAGACGGATTTTGGTCATGGACAACTGCTTCTTTTTTAATCTTTTTTCTGGGTTGGCTTCCTTTAATGCTTGGAGGTGAAAAATTCAATGTAACAATGTTGTCATATAATCTGCCTAGATTTACAACCAACTTAATGAGAATATCTATGATTGGAATGATTGTATCTTCAATAATCAGTCTTTTGATTCTTCCTAAAAGACCAAAAGGGACCAGTAAGTTCAAAAATCTTTCAATACTGCTTCAATGGTTGTTTTTGCCTTTAACTTTGATTTTTTTCGGAGGTATTCCTTCACTTGACGCCCAAACCAGATTAATGTTTAAAAAATATCTGGGCTTTTGGGTAACTGAAAAAGAAAGGGGGGAAGCCTAA
- a CDS encoding helix-turn-helix domain-containing protein, with product MHLQHQNVIDLRLKGESYREISKITGVCKSSVSRWCKNLKLPLKIQRILKKKTKASQSLLVAYNKKRHRIVQLENKQIRKKSADQIRLLSKHELLLIGTALYWGEGYKKQLKSKSPYVDFVNSDPYMIILFLRFLQEILETPEEKIKVSIRIHPNINEQSTLNFWSTTTNISPSRFRITRQISKASKGKRSKNSLPNGVLSIRVYNRRKFFQIRGWIDGLIQRT from the coding sequence ATGCATCTACAACATCAAAACGTAATTGATTTAAGATTAAAAGGGGAAAGCTATAGAGAAATTTCAAAAATTACAGGTGTATGTAAAAGTTCAGTTAGTAGATGGTGTAAAAACTTAAAACTACCTTTAAAAATACAAAGAATTCTTAAAAAAAAGACCAAAGCCAGTCAATCTTTATTGGTAGCATACAATAAAAAACGACACCGTATCGTACAACTTGAAAATAAACAAATTAGAAAAAAATCAGCAGATCAAATTCGTTTACTGTCGAAACATGAATTATTATTGATCGGTACTGCTCTCTATTGGGGAGAAGGATATAAAAAACAACTCAAAAGTAAAAGCCCTTATGTTGATTTCGTAAACTCTGACCCTTATATGATTATTTTATTTCTTCGTTTCCTACAAGAAATTCTTGAAACTCCTGAAGAGAAAATCAAAGTATCTATTCGAATTCACCCAAATATCAATGAACAATCAACTCTTAATTTTTGGAGTACAACTACAAACATTTCTCCAAGTCGTTTCCGTATCACGCGTCAAATAAGTAAAGCAAGTAAAGGAAAACGTTCAAAAAATTCTCTTCCTAATGGAGTGCTTAGCATACGAGTTTATAATAGACGTAAATTCTTCCAAATAAGAGGCTGGATTGACGGATTGATCCAACGAACATGA
- the tsaD gene encoding tRNA (adenosine(37)-N6)-threonylcarbamoyltransferase complex transferase subunit TsaD, whose protein sequence is MIILAIETSCDDTCISVIRISGRKQPKIKVLSNIVSSQVEIHKKYGGVYPLLAKREHEKNLPVVLEKSLKEAKNPKVDAIAVTTGPGLEPCLWSGVNFAKKTAKDLKVPIIPVNHIEAHIYANFLNLNSEDFKKMFPALALIVSGGHTQIVLVKGFGKYKILGETRDDAAGECFDKVARMLGLEYPGGPIIEKIAKEYDKRKSKIKVDLPRPMIYQKNYDFSFSGLKTAALYHFKNQKPKIKKSKEYIRAMAYELQSAIIDVLVYKTIKAAKEYKVKTIILGGGVSANSQLRKQFKAEIKRELTGVGYKIPDKKYSTDNALMIAIVSYYRWLGSKTKSWKKISVNANLRL, encoded by the coding sequence ATGATTATTTTAGCAATTGAGACATCTTGTGATGATACTTGTATTTCTGTAATCAGAATCAGTGGTAGAAAACAGCCAAAAATCAAAGTTTTATCAAATATTGTGTCTTCACAAGTTGAAATCCATAAAAAATATGGAGGCGTTTATCCATTACTAGCCAAAAGAGAGCATGAAAAAAATCTGCCTGTTGTTTTGGAAAAATCTTTAAAAGAGGCTAAAAATCCGAAAGTTGACGCAATAGCTGTAACAACTGGTCCAGGATTAGAGCCATGCCTTTGGTCAGGTGTTAATTTTGCCAAAAAAACAGCTAAAGATTTAAAAGTTCCTATCATTCCTGTTAATCATATTGAAGCTCATATTTATGCTAATTTTTTAAATTTAAACTCAGAAGATTTTAAAAAAATGTTTCCAGCCTTGGCGCTAATAGTTTCTGGTGGCCATACTCAAATTGTTTTAGTAAAAGGTTTTGGTAAGTATAAAATACTAGGTGAAACTAGAGATGATGCTGCTGGTGAGTGTTTTGATAAAGTGGCCAGAATGCTTGGCTTAGAATATCCAGGAGGACCGATAATTGAAAAAATTGCAAAAGAATACGATAAAAGAAAATCAAAAATTAAAGTTGATCTGCCCAGACCAATGATTTATCAAAAAAATTATGATTTCAGTTTTTCTGGTTTAAAAACAGCAGCTTTATATCATTTTAAAAACCAAAAGCCAAAAATCAAAAAATCAAAAGAATATATTAGAGCAATGGCTTATGAACTTCAAAGTGCTATTATTGATGTTTTAGTTTATAAGACCATTAAGGCTGCCAAAGAGTATAAAGTTAAAACGATAATCTTAGGAGGCGGGGTTTCTGCAAATAGTCAGTTGCGCAAGCAATTTAAAGCTGAAATAAAAAGAGAGTTAACAGGTGTTGGATATAAAATACCAGATAAAAAATATTCAACAGACAATGCTTTAATGATAGCAATAGTTTCTTATTATAGATGGCTGGGTTCTAAGACTAAAAGCTGGAAAAAAATCAGTGTTAATGCTAATTTGAGATTATGA
- the valS gene encoding valine--tRNA ligase has translation MKSKLAKTYDPKNVEDRIYEFWMKTGFFNPDKLPGKRKKQYCITIPPPNVTGNLHMGHALQSTIQDILIRWKRLKGYKTLWLPGTDHAGIGTEAKVKKQLIKEGKTREELGREKFIERIWQWKEKYGNIILNQFKRMGCSLDWSRIRFTMDEDYSKAVKKTFLHYHKKGLIYQAERPVNWCIKCKTSLSDLELERKEKDSKLWYIRYPIKQDKKIKSEKQEYITVATTRPETMLGDTAVAVNPKDKKYKKFIGKSVILPFVRREIPIIADRMVDIEFGTGAVKVTPAHDPKDYIMGIAHKLRMIKVINEENKMSDKAPLNYIGLKVSEAREKIINDLNKLGLIEKIEDYIHQVPKCYRCNSIIEIVPSNQWFMKMDKLAKMAEKEVKSGRIKFYPKRFEKTYFDWLSNIHDWCISRQIWWGHKVPIKGSDDVLDTWFSSALWPFAVLGWPKKTKDLKTYYPTNVLTTARDIINLWVARMVFSGMEFMKKKPFDRVYVHPTILAKDGRRMSKSLGTGIDPLDLIDKYGADATRFGLSWILTGAQDVRFNEDTIIMGKKFCNKIWNATRFVIMQVGDKEIQVPTKVQISKLKLSKNEKKILSSIKKTTKSIDKYLDKFEFGQASQALYDFFWREFCDKCIEDSKKTLTKAKTEKEKLKTKKVLLYALISSLKLLHPFIPFITEEIYQNLPIKKKKESLMIEEWPV, from the coding sequence ATGAAATCAAAACTAGCAAAAACATACGATCCTAAAAATGTTGAAGATAGAATTTATGAGTTTTGGATGAAAACTGGTTTTTTTAATCCTGATAAATTACCTGGAAAAAGAAAAAAACAATATTGTATTACTATTCCTCCGCCAAACGTAACAGGCAATCTCCATATGGGCCATGCTTTGCAATCCACTATTCAGGATATCTTGATCAGGTGGAAGCGGTTAAAAGGCTATAAGACTTTATGGCTTCCTGGAACAGACCATGCTGGCATAGGAACTGAAGCTAAGGTTAAAAAACAACTGATTAAGGAGGGTAAAACAAGAGAAGAATTGGGCAGAGAGAAGTTTATTGAACGTATTTGGCAGTGGAAAGAAAAATACGGAAACATTATTTTAAATCAATTTAAAAGGATGGGTTGTTCTTTGGATTGGTCAAGAATAAGATTTACAATGGATGAAGATTACTCTAAAGCAGTTAAAAAAACATTTTTACATTATCATAAAAAAGGATTAATTTATCAGGCAGAAAGACCTGTTAATTGGTGCATTAAATGTAAAACAAGTTTATCAGATCTTGAATTGGAACGTAAAGAAAAAGATTCAAAGCTTTGGTATATAAGATACCCGATTAAACAGGATAAAAAAATAAAAAGTGAAAAACAAGAATATATTACAGTTGCAACAACAAGGCCTGAAACAATGCTAGGTGATACTGCAGTAGCAGTAAATCCCAAAGACAAAAAATACAAAAAGTTTATTGGCAAATCAGTGATTTTGCCTTTTGTGCGCAGAGAAATTCCGATTATTGCTGACAGAATGGTTGATATTGAATTTGGCACAGGGGCAGTGAAAGTTACTCCAGCTCACGACCCAAAAGATTATATTATGGGAATTGCTCATAAATTAAGAATGATAAAAGTGATTAACGAAGAGAATAAAATGAGTGACAAAGCTCCTTTAAACTACATTGGTCTTAAGGTTTCAGAAGCAAGGGAAAAAATTATTAATGATTTAAATAAATTGGGCTTAATCGAAAAAATAGAAGATTATATCCATCAGGTTCCAAAATGTTATCGTTGTAATTCAATTATTGAAATTGTCCCTTCTAATCAATGGTTTATGAAAATGGATAAATTGGCGAAAATGGCTGAAAAAGAAGTTAAAAGTGGAAGAATCAAGTTTTATCCTAAAAGATTTGAAAAAACATATTTTGATTGGTTGTCCAATATACATGATTGGTGCATTTCAAGACAGATTTGGTGGGGGCATAAAGTTCCTATTAAAGGTTCAGATGACGTATTGGATACATGGTTTTCTTCAGCCTTATGGCCTTTTGCAGTACTTGGCTGGCCTAAAAAAACAAAAGATTTAAAAACATATTATCCGACAAATGTTTTAACAACCGCAAGAGACATTATCAATTTATGGGTGGCAAGAATGGTTTTTTCTGGAATGGAATTTATGAAGAAAAAGCCCTTTGATCGTGTATACGTTCATCCAACAATTTTAGCTAAAGATGGCAGAAGAATGTCCAAATCATTGGGAACAGGTATTGATCCTTTGGATTTGATTGATAAATATGGAGCTGATGCCACTAGATTTGGTTTGTCTTGGATTTTAACTGGAGCACAAGATGTTAGGTTTAATGAAGATACAATTATTATGGGCAAAAAGTTCTGCAATAAGATTTGGAATGCAACAAGATTTGTAATAATGCAGGTTGGAGATAAAGAGATACAAGTTCCGACCAAAGTTCAAATTTCAAAATTAAAACTTTCAAAGAATGAAAAAAAGATTTTAAGTTCAATTAAAAAAACAACTAAATCTATTGATAAATATTTAGATAAATTTGAGTTTGGTCAGGCATCACAAGCTTTGTATGATTTTTTCTGGCGTGAATTCTGTGATAAGTGCATTGAAGATTCTAAAAAAACATTAACTAAAGCAAAAACTGAAAAAGAAAAATTAAAAACAAAAAAAGTGTTGCTTTATGCTTTAATTTCTTCTTTGAAATTACTTCATCCATTTATTCCGTTTATTACTGAAGAAATTTACCAAAATCTTCCTATTAAAAAGAAAAAAGAGTCTCTAATGATAGAGGAGTGGCCAGTATAA
- the recG gene encoding ATP-dependent DNA helicase RecG → MNLSTPIEKIPHVGPQYQKKLNKLGIKTISDLLFHFPHRYEDFSDLTPIAEVKADEKVCIQGKITDIQNIITRKRRFVLTKATIEDDSGEIKAIWFNQPYLVDSLKPGASVCLAGKIALNKKYFPGVYLSSPVHEKLSEDEQKNLIHTGGLIPVYPETEGLSSRWLRYIIRPLLANFKNKIKDPLPEFIQNENQLLPLNKALWQVHFPDSNALAEQSRKRFSFQEIFFIQLNVLMEKLKLKQKQAVQIPFNLETTKSFVKSLPFKLTTAQRKSSWQILKDLEKPRPMNRLLEGDVGSGKTVVAVIAALNTAKAGFQTAFMAPTEILAEQHFKNISNALKKFNLKIGLLTRTGYKVINKKTTKKKLIEQIKSGEIDILIGTHALIQENVKFKNLALVILDEQHRFGIEQRAKLCQQKNIVPHLLSMTATPIPRTLTLTIYGDLDLSILDELPKGRKKIITKLIKPKGRQKVYEFIKSEVKKGKQVFVVCPRIEPKQTSGDWSEVTAVKEEYEKLSQKIFPKLKVRMLHGKLKSKEKQQIMKGFKSGKTNVLVSTSVVEVGIDIENATIMIIEGAERFGLAQLHQFRGRTGRGEDQSYCFLFTSTSEIGTTRRLQALLKSNDGFELAEKDLAIRGPGDMFGIRQWGIPDLIMASLKDVELIEKTRFWAKETLKQDPTLKKNPLLADKIKQFGKTIHLE, encoded by the coding sequence ATGAATCTATCAACTCCTATTGAGAAAATACCACACGTTGGTCCTCAGTATCAAAAAAAATTAAACAAATTAGGAATTAAAACTATTTCTGATTTATTATTTCATTTTCCTCATCGCTATGAGGATTTTTCTGATTTAACACCAATAGCCGAAGTTAAAGCTGATGAAAAAGTTTGTATTCAAGGCAAAATAACAGATATTCAAAATATTATCACAAGAAAAAGGCGGTTTGTTTTAACAAAAGCAACAATTGAAGATGATTCTGGAGAAATAAAAGCAATCTGGTTTAATCAACCCTATTTAGTTGACAGTTTAAAGCCTGGTGCTTCAGTTTGCTTAGCAGGAAAAATAGCTTTAAATAAAAAATATTTTCCCGGAGTTTATTTATCGAGCCCAGTTCATGAAAAATTATCTGAAGATGAACAAAAAAACCTAATTCACACAGGAGGATTAATCCCAGTTTATCCAGAAACAGAGGGGCTATCATCCCGCTGGCTAAGATATATTATAAGACCGCTTTTAGCTAATTTTAAAAATAAAATCAAAGATCCTTTGCCTGAATTCATCCAGAATGAAAATCAATTACTGCCTTTAAATAAAGCTCTTTGGCAGGTTCATTTTCCAGATTCCAATGCTTTAGCTGAACAATCAAGAAAAAGATTTTCTTTTCAGGAAATATTCTTCATTCAGTTAAATGTTTTAATGGAAAAATTAAAATTAAAACAAAAACAAGCCGTACAAATTCCATTTAATTTAGAAACAACTAAAAGCTTTGTTAAGAGTCTGCCATTTAAACTTACTACTGCTCAAAGAAAATCGAGCTGGCAGATTTTAAAAGACTTAGAAAAACCAAGGCCAATGAACAGATTATTAGAAGGAGATGTTGGCTCTGGAAAAACAGTTGTAGCTGTCATTGCAGCTTTAAACACAGCTAAAGCTGGTTTTCAAACTGCTTTTATGGCTCCAACAGAAATATTAGCTGAACAGCATTTTAAAAACATTTCAAATGCTTTGAAAAAATTTAATCTTAAAATCGGATTATTAACTAGAACTGGCTATAAGGTAATTAACAAAAAAACAACAAAGAAAAAGCTTATAGAACAAATTAAAAGCGGAGAAATTGATATTCTAATTGGAACGCATGCTTTAATTCAAGAAAATGTAAAATTCAAAAACTTAGCTTTAGTAATTTTAGATGAACAGCACCGTTTTGGAATTGAACAACGGGCTAAATTATGTCAGCAAAAAAACATTGTCCCCCACCTGCTTTCAATGACAGCTACTCCAATTCCAAGAACTTTGACTTTAACAATTTATGGAGATTTAGACTTGTCAATTTTAGATGAACTGCCAAAAGGAAGAAAAAAAATCATCACAAAGCTAATCAAACCAAAGGGCAGGCAAAAAGTTTATGAATTCATTAAAAGTGAAGTTAAAAAAGGAAAACAAGTCTTTGTGGTTTGCCCGCGAATAGAACCAAAACAAACAAGTGGTGATTGGTCAGAAGTAACAGCTGTAAAAGAAGAATATGAAAAATTATCACAAAAAATCTTTCCTAAACTAAAAGTGCGAATGCTTCATGGAAAATTAAAAAGCAAAGAAAAACAACAAATAATGAAAGGTTTTAAATCAGGAAAAACCAATGTTTTAGTTTCAACTTCAGTAGTAGAGGTCGGTATTGATATCGAAAATGCAACAATAATGATTATTGAAGGAGCTGAAAGATTTGGTTTAGCCCAGCTTCACCAGTTCAGAGGAAGGACAGGAAGAGGGGAAGATCAATCCTATTGTTTTCTATTTACCAGCACTTCAGAAATAGGAACTACCCGGCGCTTGCAAGCGCTACTTAAATCAAATGATGGCTTTGAATTAGCAGAAAAAGATTTGGCTATAAGAGGACCTGGTGACATGTTTGGTATTCGGCAATGGGGAATTCCTGATTTAATAATGGCTTCTTTAAAAGATGTAGAATTAATTGAGAAAACACGCTTTTGGGCAAAAGAAACTTTAAAACAAGACCCAACTCTTAAAAAAAATCCGCTCTTGGCAGATAAGATTAAGCAATTTGGGAAAACAATTCATCTCGAATAA
- a CDS encoding NUDIX hydrolase — MITCFFENNNKAFLRHITVDNIVIKNNEILLVKRASDTPAHPNKYALPGGYLDRNETISQGALREFEEETGYKGKIVSLFRINSNPDRKGEDKQNVDFVYLIEAKEKVSEPDNEISEVVWFDLNNLPKPEEFGFDHYEIIKLYLKHKEKPFSLPIFNL, encoded by the coding sequence ATGATTACTTGTTTTTTCGAAAACAACAATAAAGCATTTTTAAGACACATTACTGTAGATAATATTGTTATTAAAAACAATGAAATTCTTCTTGTTAAACGCGCTTCTGATACACCAGCTCATCCTAATAAATATGCCTTGCCAGGAGGCTATTTAGATAGAAATGAAACCATAAGCCAGGGTGCTTTGAGAGAATTTGAAGAAGAAACTGGTTATAAAGGAAAAATAGTTTCTTTATTTAGAATTAATAGTAATCCAGACAGAAAAGGAGAAGACAAACAAAATGTAGATTTTGTTTATTTAATTGAAGCAAAAGAAAAAGTCTCTGAACCTGATAATGAGATAAGTGAAGTGGTTTGGTTTGATCTCAACAACTTGCCGAAGCCTGAAGAATTTGGTTTTGACCATTATGAAATCATTAAGCTTTATTTAAAACACAAAGAAAAACCTTTCTCTTTGCCAATTTTTAATTTATAG
- a CDS encoding HD domain-containing protein — MDKLEQIKQFAEKYLQEEKCSAHNMDHVMRVYANALKLAENEDVDLEVIKIAVLLHDIGGIKERKDKSGNTDHAIESAKLAEPFLKELGYSKDKINHIKGCIISHRYRTQNKPKTLEAKIVFDADKLDTAGAIGIARAFVWVGKNNAHIYKKVDIEEYAKENLGGRLNGRIQDRTKHSPQLNWETKDKHIVDYLYTNKAKEIAKKRLEFSKIFFSKLEKEIQGLE, encoded by the coding sequence ATGGATAAATTAGAGCAAATTAAACAATTTGCAGAAAAATATCTTCAAGAAGAAAAATGCTCAGCTCATAATATGGATCACGTTATGAGAGTTTATGCTAATGCTTTGAAGTTAGCTGAAAATGAAGATGTTGATTTAGAAGTTATAAAAATAGCTGTATTGTTACACGACATTGGGGGAATTAAGGAAAGAAAAGATAAGTCAGGAAACACTGACCATGCCATTGAAAGCGCAAAGCTTGCTGAGCCGTTTCTAAAAGAATTAGGATATTCAAAAGACAAAATTAACCATATTAAAGGTTGTATCATTTCTCATAGGTACAGGACTCAAAATAAACCAAAGACCTTAGAGGCTAAGATTGTTTTTGATGCAGATAAATTAGATACTGCTGGAGCAATTGGTATTGCTAGAGCTTTTGTGTGGGTTGGAAAAAATAATGCTCATATTTATAAGAAGGTAGATATTGAAGAATATGCTAAAGAAAACCTTGGAGGAAGATTAAATGGAAGAATTCAAGATAGAACGAAGCATAGTCCTCAGCTTAACTGGGAAACCAAAGACAAGCATATTGTAGATTATTTGTATACTAATAAAGCTAAAGAAATCGCTAAAAAAAGATTAGAATTTTCAAAAATATTCTTTAGTAAGCTAGAAAAAGAGATTCAGGGATTGGAATAA
- a CDS encoding ComF family protein, with product MNNKLKRFFLDLLFPRACFGCKKEQTYLCQDCESVLEVFYTHQKFKNPQLDDLYFAVSYEKPLIKRLITQFKCQPFVKELSQNLSQLIINHFQLIEFNNHEFNNFLIVPVPLYIKRLKWRGFNQAEELAKYLSEFFKIPLINDVLIKNKQTKLQVELPKEKGKQNIINAFKCINKEKIQNRNILLVDDIYITGSTVTECARILKNSGAKKIIGAVIAIAQP from the coding sequence ATGAATAACAAACTAAAACGATTTTTTCTTGATTTATTGTTTCCAAGAGCGTGTTTTGGCTGTAAAAAAGAGCAAACCTACTTATGCCAAGATTGCGAAAGTGTTTTAGAAGTATTTTATACCCATCAAAAATTCAAAAACCCGCAATTAGATGATTTATACTTTGCAGTTTCTTATGAAAAACCTTTAATAAAAAGATTAATTACCCAATTTAAATGCCAACCCTTTGTAAAAGAGCTTTCACAAAATCTTTCACAATTAATAATTAATCACTTTCAATTAATAGAGTTCAACAATCATGAATTTAATAATTTTTTAATTGTGCCTGTCCCTTTATATATTAAAAGATTAAAATGGCGGGGATTTAATCAAGCAGAGGAATTAGCAAAATATTTATCAGAGTTTTTTAAAATTCCATTAATCAATGATGTTTTAATAAAAAATAAGCAAACTAAACTCCAGGTGGAACTTCCAAAAGAGAAAGGAAAACAAAACATCATAAATGCTTTTAAGTGTATTAATAAAGAAAAAATTCAAAACAGAAATATTCTGCTTGTTGATGACATTTATATAACTGGCTCAACGGTAACAGAATGCGCCAGAATTTTAAAAAACTCTGGCGCTAAGAAAATCATTGGAGCAGTTATTGCGATAGCCCAACCTTAA
- the pilM gene encoding type IV pilus assembly protein PilM: protein MQFLGLFPKKFLGIDIGTSAIKIVELSRWAGRNKLENYGEISASVLYKEPFRTFEKSTLSLLSKDISRAIRAVLKEADIKTKQSVLAIPDFSTFFTSFELPSMSEEELSQAVRSEARRYVPLPLEEVTLDWQILNKETRRKGQRFEILLVTVPNEVINQYKEIASYAELELIGLEAEVFGLIRSLVKKEDKSTISLIDIGARSTTCSIIDKGALKVSHSFDISGDILTERISKALSIDYNKAREFKKEYGISSLINNSEKISIKEVLTPLIALIIREVDKVFKEFYLKKRKDVVKIILAGGVAMLPGLMDSFRDYFKKEVEIASPFSEIFFPPILEQTLKEMGPSYAIAVGAALRGTRI from the coding sequence ATGCAGTTTTTAGGATTATTTCCAAAAAAGTTTTTGGGTATTGATATTGGTACTTCTGCAATTAAAATCGTAGAATTGTCGCGTTGGGCTGGAAGGAATAAATTAGAAAATTACGGTGAGATCTCAGCTTCAGTTTTATACAAAGAACCTTTTAGAACTTTTGAAAAAAGCACGCTTTCTCTTTTGAGCAAAGATATTTCAAGAGCAATAAGAGCTGTGTTAAAAGAAGCAGACATTAAAACCAAGCAGTCTGTTCTTGCAATTCCTGATTTTTCAACTTTCTTTACTTCTTTTGAGTTACCATCAATGAGCGAAGAAGAATTGTCTCAAGCAGTAAGATCTGAAGCCAGACGTTATGTTCCTCTTCCTTTAGAAGAAGTAACGCTTGATTGGCAGATACTTAATAAAGAAACAAGGAGAAAGGGTCAAAGATTTGAAATTTTACTTGTTACTGTTCCTAATGAAGTTATTAATCAGTACAAAGAGATTGCCAGTTACGCAGAATTAGAACTAATTGGATTAGAAGCAGAAGTTTTTGGCCTGATAAGGTCTTTGGTAAAAAAAGAGGATAAATCAACAATTTCTTTAATTGATATTGGAGCAAGAAGTACCACTTGTAGTATAATTGATAAAGGGGCTTTGAAAGTCTCTCACAGTTTTGATATTTCAGGAGATATTCTAACAGAAAGGATTTCAAAAGCACTTTCTATTGATTATAATAAAGCAAGAGAGTTTAAAAAAGAGTACGGTATTTCTTCTCTTATAAATAATTCAGAAAAAATAAGCATCAAAGAAGTTTTAACGCCTTTAATCGCACTGATAATTAGAGAGGTTGATAAAGTGTTTAAAGAGTTTTATTTGAAAAAAAGAAAAGATGTCGTAAAGATAATTTTAGCTGGCGGAGTTGCTATGCTTCCAGGCCTTATGGATTCATTTAGAGATTATTTTAAAAAAGAAGTTGAGATTGCCAGTCCTTTTTCAGAGATCTTTTTTCCACCCATACTCGAACAAACTTTAAAAGAAATGGGGCCTTCATATGCTATTGCTGTTGGGGCAGCTTTAAGAGGAACAAGAATATAA